A genomic region of Streptomyces sp. R33 contains the following coding sequences:
- a CDS encoding ABC transporter permease encodes MSDTTQDGALATSKPPSEDAGLTPAELARKYGLSVSGARPSLVEYVRQLWDRRHFIMAFSRAKLMAQYSEARLGQIWQVATPLLNALVYYLIFGLIMNAGRGMEKGVYIPFLVTGIFVFTFTQSSLMAGVRAIPGNLGLVRALHFPRASLPISFSMQQLQQLLYSMIVVLVVTVGFGNYPRLSWLLVIPTLALQFVFNTGLALVFGRMGSKTPDLAQLMPFITRTWMYASGVMFSISGALEDRHVPAWVTDVLQWNPAAIYMDLVRFALIDDYGRENLPPHVWAFAVGWAVVIGLGGFVYFWKAEERYGRG; translated from the coding sequence GTGAGTGACACAACCCAGGATGGCGCCCTCGCCACGAGCAAGCCGCCGTCCGAAGACGCGGGGCTGACCCCCGCGGAGCTCGCCAGGAAGTACGGTCTGTCCGTCAGCGGTGCCCGGCCGTCCCTGGTCGAGTACGTGCGGCAGCTCTGGGACCGGCGCCACTTCATCATGGCGTTCTCCCGGGCCAAGCTGATGGCCCAGTACAGCGAGGCGAGGCTCGGCCAGATCTGGCAGGTTGCTACTCCGCTGCTCAACGCGCTGGTGTACTACCTGATCTTCGGTCTGATCATGAACGCGGGCCGGGGCATGGAGAAGGGGGTCTACATCCCCTTCCTGGTGACGGGCATCTTCGTCTTCACCTTCACCCAGAGCTCGCTGATGGCGGGAGTCCGGGCCATCCCCGGCAACCTCGGCCTCGTCCGCGCCCTGCACTTCCCGCGCGCCTCCCTGCCGATCTCCTTCTCGATGCAGCAGCTCCAGCAGCTGCTGTACTCGATGATCGTGGTGCTGGTCGTCACGGTCGGCTTCGGCAACTACCCGAGGCTGTCGTGGCTGCTGGTCATCCCGACCCTGGCGCTCCAGTTCGTGTTCAACACCGGCCTCGCGCTGGTCTTCGGGCGGATGGGTTCCAAGACCCCGGACCTCGCGCAGCTGATGCCGTTCATCACGCGTACGTGGATGTACGCCTCGGGCGTCATGTTCTCGATCAGCGGGGCGCTCGAGGACAGGCACGTGCCCGCGTGGGTCACGGACGTGCTCCAGTGGAACCCGGCAGCGATCTACATGGACCTGGTCCGGTTCGCGCTGATCGACGACTACGGGCGGGAGAACCTGCCGCCGCACGTCTGGGCCTTCGCCGTCGGCTGGGCCGTCGTGATCGGCCTCGGCGGTTTCGTGTACTTCTGGAAGGCTGAGGAGCGTTACGGCCGTGGCTGA
- the hpnD gene encoding presqualene diphosphate synthase HpnD translates to MSPTVEGSAHTSAPSAPVLAAYSYCEAVTGSQARNFAYGIRLLPSDKRQAMSALYAFSRRVDDIGDGTLAPEAKLVRLGETRALLGRIRAEEIGEDDTDPVAVALAHAARRFPIPLGGLDELIDGVLMDVRGETYETWDDLKAYCRCVAGAIGRLSLGVFGTVDTGGLGAADAARADEYADTLGLALQLTNILRDVREDAANGRTYLPAEDLAKFGCSDGFGSDRMPAGADFPGLVHHEVRRARALFVEGYRLLPMLDRRSGACVAAMAGIYRRLLDRIEREPEAVLRGRVSLPTHEKAYVAVRGLSGLDARTISRQSTRRRA, encoded by the coding sequence GTGAGCCCGACCGTGGAGGGTTCCGCACACACGTCCGCACCGTCCGCACCGGTCCTGGCGGCCTACAGCTACTGCGAGGCCGTCACCGGTTCGCAGGCGCGCAACTTCGCGTACGGCATCCGGCTGCTGCCCTCCGACAAGCGGCAGGCGATGTCCGCGCTCTACGCCTTCTCCCGGCGGGTCGACGACATCGGCGACGGCACGCTGGCCCCCGAGGCCAAGCTCGTCCGGCTCGGGGAGACCCGCGCGCTGCTCGGCCGGATCCGGGCCGAGGAGATCGGCGAGGACGACACCGACCCGGTCGCCGTCGCCCTCGCCCACGCGGCACGCCGCTTCCCGATCCCGCTCGGCGGCCTCGACGAGCTCATCGACGGCGTCCTGATGGACGTCCGCGGCGAGACGTACGAGACCTGGGACGACCTCAAGGCCTACTGCCGTTGCGTGGCCGGAGCCATCGGGCGGCTCTCGCTCGGCGTGTTCGGCACGGTGGACACCGGAGGCCTCGGCGCAGCCGACGCGGCGCGCGCCGACGAGTACGCCGACACCCTCGGCCTCGCCCTCCAGCTCACCAACATCCTGCGCGACGTCCGCGAGGACGCCGCCAACGGGCGCACCTACCTGCCCGCCGAGGACCTCGCCAAGTTCGGCTGCTCGGACGGGTTCGGGAGCGACCGGATGCCCGCCGGGGCCGACTTCCCCGGCCTCGTCCACCACGAAGTCCGGCGCGCCCGCGCCCTGTTCGTCGAGGGCTACCGGCTGCTGCCCATGCTCGACCGGCGCAGCGGCGCCTGCGTCGCCGCCATGGCCGGCATCTACCGGCGCCTCCTCGACCGGATCGAGCGGGAGCCCGAGGCGGTGCTCCGCGGCCGCGTCTCGCTGCCCACGCACGAGAAGGCGTACGTCGCCGTGCGCGGCCTGTCCGGCCTCGACGCGCGGACCATCTCGCGCCAGAGCACGCGGAGGCGCGCGTGA
- a CDS encoding polyprenyl synthetase family protein — translation MNPGNPAVENTDAGNGAAGGGVEKADTLALLERGRALSTPVLRAAVDRLAAPMDTVAAYHFGWIDAQGNAADGDGGKAVRPALALLSAEAAGAAAEVGIPGAVAVELVHNFSLLHDDLMDGDEQRRHRDTVWKVHGPALAILVGDALFALANEVLLELGTVEAGRAARRLTTASRKLIDGQAQDISYEHRERVSVEECLEMEGNKTGALLACAVSIGAVLGGADDRTADKLEEYGYHLGLAFQAVDDLLGIWGDPEATGKQTWSDLRQRKKSLPVVAALAAGGPACEELAKLLAADAKSNDFENFSEEEFAARAALIEAAGGREWTAEEARRQHAIAIRALDDVDMPQRVREQLVALADFVVVRKR, via the coding sequence GTGAACCCGGGGAACCCGGCTGTCGAGAACACGGATGCCGGCAACGGCGCAGCCGGAGGGGGCGTGGAGAAGGCGGACACGCTCGCACTCCTGGAGCGCGGCCGCGCGCTGTCGACCCCCGTGCTCCGCGCCGCGGTCGACCGGCTCGCGGCGCCCATGGACACCGTCGCCGCGTACCACTTCGGCTGGATCGACGCCCAGGGCAACGCGGCCGACGGCGACGGCGGCAAGGCCGTCCGCCCCGCCCTCGCGCTGCTCTCCGCCGAGGCCGCGGGAGCCGCGGCCGAGGTCGGCATCCCCGGCGCGGTCGCCGTCGAGCTCGTCCACAACTTCTCGCTGCTGCACGACGACCTGATGGACGGTGACGAGCAGCGCCGCCACCGCGACACGGTGTGGAAGGTGCACGGCCCGGCCCTCGCGATCCTGGTCGGCGACGCGCTGTTCGCCCTCGCCAACGAGGTCCTGCTGGAACTCGGCACCGTCGAGGCGGGCCGCGCCGCGCGCCGGCTGACCACCGCCAGCCGCAAGCTCATCGACGGCCAGGCCCAGGACATCTCCTACGAGCACCGCGAGCGCGTCAGCGTCGAGGAGTGCCTGGAGATGGAGGGCAACAAGACCGGCGCCCTGCTCGCCTGCGCGGTCTCCATCGGCGCCGTCCTCGGCGGCGCCGACGACCGTACGGCCGACAAGCTGGAGGAGTACGGCTACCACCTCGGCCTCGCCTTCCAGGCCGTCGACGACCTCCTCGGCATCTGGGGCGACCCGGAGGCCACCGGCAAGCAGACCTGGAGCGACCTGCGCCAGCGCAAGAAGTCCCTGCCGGTCGTCGCCGCCCTGGCCGCGGGCGGACCCGCGTGCGAGGAGCTCGCGAAGCTGCTCGCCGCCGACGCCAAGAGCAACGATTTCGAGAACTTCTCGGAGGAGGAGTTCGCGGCCCGCGCCGCGCTCATCGAGGCCGCGGGCGGGCGCGAGTGGACCGCCGAGGAGGCCCGCCGCCAGCACGCGATCGCCATCCGCGCGCTGGACGACGTGGACATGCCGCAGCGGGTGCGCGAACAGCTCGTCGCCCTCGCCGACTTCGTCGTCGTGCGCAAGAGGTGA
- a CDS encoding ABC transporter ATP-binding protein, whose protein sequence is MAEINRGNVPTVIADDVHIVYRVNTGSAGKGSATAALSKIMRRGKGDAPGVRRVHAVRGVSFTAYRGEAIGVIGSNGSGKSTLLRAIAGLLPCESGKVYTDGQPSLLGVNAALMNDLTGERNVVLGGLAMGMSREQIRERYDDIVDFSGINDKGDFISLPMRTYSSGMAARLRFSIAAAKDHDVLMIDEALATGDRKFQVRSEDRIRELRKHAGTVFLVSHNNKSIRDTCSRVLWLEKGELLMDGPTEEVVSAYEKATSA, encoded by the coding sequence GTGGCTGAGATCAACCGGGGCAACGTCCCCACCGTCATCGCCGACGACGTGCACATCGTCTACCGCGTCAACACCGGCAGCGCCGGCAAGGGCAGCGCCACTGCGGCGCTGAGCAAGATAATGCGCCGGGGCAAGGGCGATGCGCCGGGCGTCCGCCGGGTGCACGCCGTGCGCGGCGTCAGCTTCACCGCGTACCGCGGCGAGGCCATCGGCGTCATCGGCTCCAACGGCTCCGGCAAGTCCACCCTGCTGCGCGCCATCGCGGGCCTGCTGCCCTGCGAGTCCGGCAAGGTCTACACCGACGGCCAGCCCTCGCTGCTGGGTGTCAACGCCGCACTGATGAACGACCTCACCGGTGAGCGCAACGTGGTCCTCGGCGGTCTCGCGATGGGAATGAGCCGCGAGCAGATCCGGGAGCGGTACGACGACATCGTCGACTTCTCGGGCATCAACGACAAGGGCGATTTCATCTCCCTTCCGATGCGCACGTACTCCTCCGGTATGGCCGCGCGCCTCCGCTTTTCCATTGCGGCGGCGAAGGACCACGACGTTCTGATGATCGACGAGGCCCTGGCCACCGGTGACCGCAAGTTCCAGGTGCGTTCCGAGGACCGCATCCGCGAACTGCGCAAGCATGCCGGAACCGTTTTCCTGGTGAGCCACAACAACAAGTCCATCCGCGACACCTGCAGCCGTGTGCTGTGGCTGGAGAAGGGTGAACTGCTGATGGACGGGCCCACGGAGGAAGTCGTCTCGGCCTACGAGAAGGCGACCAGCGCCTGA
- the hpnC gene encoding squalene synthase HpnC has protein sequence MRPRRDAAPTALDAHARATLGKARTENFPVAPSFLPRAWRDGLTAVYGYARLVDDIGDGDLAPGGHDAALLGLDPAAADDRLAMLDAFEADLRRVFGGSDGPPRHPLLQGLRPVVRAHGLTPEPFLGLIEANRQDQRVTRYETYGDLLAYCELSANPVGRLVLSLTGTSTPERIRRSDAICTALQIVEHVQDVAEDLGRGRIYLPAEDMRRFHVAEADLKAHHAGASVRSLVAFEAERALGLLNEGTPLVGSVHGRLRLLLAGFVGGGRAALRAVTAAGFDVLPGPPKSTRSGLLREVAAVLRQAPRKG, from the coding sequence ATCCGGCCACGGCGGGACGCGGCCCCCACAGCCCTCGACGCCCACGCGCGCGCCACACTCGGCAAGGCACGGACGGAGAACTTCCCCGTCGCCCCGTCCTTCCTCCCGCGCGCCTGGCGCGACGGCCTGACGGCGGTGTACGGGTACGCCCGCCTGGTCGACGACATCGGCGACGGCGACCTCGCCCCCGGCGGCCACGACGCCGCGCTCCTCGGCCTCGACCCGGCCGCGGCGGACGACCGGCTCGCGATGCTCGACGCCTTCGAGGCGGACCTGCGGCGCGTCTTCGGCGGCTCCGACGGCCCGCCGCGCCACCCCCTGCTGCAGGGCCTGCGGCCCGTGGTACGCGCCCACGGCCTCACCCCGGAGCCCTTCCTCGGGCTCATCGAGGCCAACCGCCAGGACCAGCGCGTCACGCGCTACGAGACGTACGGCGACCTGCTCGCGTACTGCGAGCTCTCCGCGAACCCCGTCGGCCGCCTCGTGCTGTCCCTCACCGGCACCAGCACCCCCGAGCGGATCCGTCGCTCCGACGCGATCTGCACCGCCCTGCAGATCGTCGAACACGTACAGGACGTCGCCGAAGACCTCGGCCGGGGCAGGATCTACCTCCCGGCCGAGGACATGCGCCGCTTCCACGTGGCCGAGGCCGACCTCAAGGCCCACCACGCCGGGGCGTCCGTACGGTCCCTGGTCGCGTTCGAAGCCGAACGCGCCCTCGGCCTCCTGAATGAAGGCACCCCGCTCGTGGGTAGCGTGCACGGCAGGCTCCGGCTGTTGCTCGCGGGCTTCGTGGGAGGAGGGCGCGCCGCCCTGCGAGCCGTCACCGCCGCCGGCTTCGACGTACTCCCCGGCCCGCCCAAGTCCACCAGGAGCGGCCTGCTCCGCGAGGTGGCCGCCGTCCTGCGCCAAGCGCCGAGAAAGGGGTGA
- the hpnE gene encoding hydroxysqualene dehydroxylase HpnE has translation MNGSDNRAVVIGGGLAGVTAALELADAGVQVTLLEGRPRLGGLAFSFKRGELTVDNGQHVYLRCCTAYRWFLDRVEGAALAPLQNRLDVPVLDVAHPGGPRLGRLRRAALPVPLHLAGSLARYPHLSLAERVSVGRAALALRRLDPADPALDGLDFATWLGRYGQSPRTIEALWDLVGIATLNATADRSSLGLAAMVFKTGLLSENGAADIGWASVPLGDLHDTLARKQLDAAGVRTELRTRVTAISRTQDGNWRVDTEGESLDAGTVVLAVPQREAHGLLPPGALADPDKLLDIGTAPILNVHVVYDRKVLKQPFFAALGSPVQWVFDRTDASGLPDGGQYLALSQSAAQDDIDEPVSVLRTKYLPELERLLPAARGAKVRDFFVTRERTATFAPTPGVGRLRPGARTDTPGLYLAGAWTATGWPATMEGAVRSGLSAAHAALAALGRHREHPLQEAA, from the coding sequence ATGAACGGCAGCGACAACCGCGCCGTCGTCATCGGAGGCGGCCTCGCCGGAGTGACGGCAGCCCTCGAACTCGCCGACGCGGGAGTGCAGGTCACCCTGCTCGAAGGCCGGCCGCGGCTCGGCGGGCTCGCGTTCTCCTTCAAGCGCGGCGAGCTCACCGTCGACAACGGCCAGCACGTCTACCTGCGCTGCTGCACCGCCTACCGGTGGTTCCTCGACCGCGTCGAGGGCGCCGCCCTCGCACCGCTGCAGAACCGGCTCGACGTACCCGTGCTCGACGTCGCCCACCCCGGCGGACCGCGCCTGGGCCGGCTGCGCCGCGCCGCCCTGCCCGTACCCCTGCACCTGGCGGGCTCCCTGGCCCGCTACCCGCACCTCTCGCTCGCCGAGCGCGTGAGCGTCGGCCGCGCCGCCCTCGCGCTGCGCCGGCTCGACCCCGCCGACCCGGCGCTGGACGGCCTGGACTTCGCGACCTGGCTCGGCCGGTACGGCCAGAGCCCGCGCACCATCGAGGCCCTGTGGGACCTCGTCGGCATCGCCACGCTCAACGCCACCGCCGACCGGTCCTCGCTGGGCCTGGCCGCCATGGTCTTCAAGACCGGCCTGCTCTCCGAGAACGGCGCCGCCGACATCGGCTGGGCGTCGGTCCCGCTCGGCGACCTGCACGACACCCTCGCCCGCAAGCAGCTCGACGCCGCCGGCGTACGCACCGAACTGCGCACCCGCGTGACCGCCATCTCCCGTACGCAGGACGGGAACTGGCGCGTCGACACCGAGGGCGAGTCCCTCGACGCGGGCACCGTCGTCCTCGCCGTCCCGCAGCGCGAGGCCCACGGACTGCTGCCGCCCGGCGCGCTCGCCGACCCGGACAAGCTCCTCGACATCGGCACCGCGCCCATCCTCAACGTCCACGTCGTCTACGACCGCAAGGTGCTCAAGCAGCCCTTCTTCGCCGCGCTCGGCTCCCCGGTCCAGTGGGTCTTCGACCGGACCGACGCCTCCGGGCTGCCCGACGGCGGCCAGTACCTGGCCCTGTCCCAGTCGGCCGCCCAGGACGACATCGACGAGCCCGTCTCGGTGCTGCGCACCAAGTACCTGCCCGAGCTGGAACGGCTGCTGCCGGCCGCGCGGGGCGCCAAGGTACGGGACTTCTTCGTCACCCGGGAGCGGACGGCCACGTTCGCCCCCACCCCCGGCGTCGGCCGGCTGCGCCCCGGTGCGCGGACCGACACGCCGGGCCTCTACCTCGCCGGTGCGTGGACCGCCACCGGTTGGCCCGCGACCATGGAGGGCGCTGTCCGCAGTGGACTGAGCGCGGCGCACGCCGCGCTCGCCGCACTCGGCCGCCACCGGGAGCACCCCCTGCAGGAGGCGGCATGA